From the Bacillus sp. FJAT-22090 genome, the window TATTATCATACTTGAAAATTCGAAAATATTGTAATGAAAGCATAATTGTAAGATAACCAAAAAATAAGGTACTATGAATGTAAAATGAAAGAAGGATTAACAATGACTGAAATTCAACCAGTGCTAAAGAAGCTACAATGGAAAGAAACAGGAAAAGCAGTGCTCATTTTAAATGCCCCATCTTCTTATAATGAGGTTTTAACTGCTTTTGAAGGAAGAGTAGATAAAAAAGTGGAAGAAGAAAATTATGGGTTTATTCAAGTGTTTGGAACTTCCAACGAAGAGATAGTTAACCTTTCTAAATCAGTTGTTGATTTTCTTGAAGAAGATGGTCTTTTATGGTTATGTTATCCTAAAAAATCTTCCAAAGTATATAAAGGCTCAGATTGTAGCAGAGATACTGTTGCACGAGTGCTTGCCGAAGAAGGTTTTGAACCCGTTCGAAATATTGCAATTGATGAAGATTGGTCAGCACTTAGGTTTCGTAAGGTAGAAAATATTAAAAAGATGGTACGTAAATTCGCTCATACAGAAGTAGGAAAAGAGCGTACAAATGAGCAATGATGCTATAAAACAATTACAATTTATTTCAGAAACAATCTTAGAACTTTTTGAACTAGTGGATGAAGAAATACTGCATAAAAGTCCAGTCGTAAATAAAATGAGTGTATGGGAAGTTTGCATGCATCTCTCCCAAATACCAGGAGCAGATTTGCATATTCAAAAAGGCTATTCGGCACAGCAAATGACGGAGTATTATCAAACAAATATGTCTAAGAATATAGCAGAAGTAAAAAATCGATTTACAACTGGTATTCAAGAACTTCTAATCTATTATGAGAACATAGCTGAAGACGAATTAAAGGAAAGATTCACCACATATTGGGGAAGTGATTATAGTAAGGGTGAATGGTTTATTCAAATTATCAATCATTTGGTGCATCATCGAATGCAATTGTATCAATATTTACTATTACTAAATCAAGAAGTACATATTGTTTTATTTCGTTGAAAAGTGGGAATCCTATTATTAAATAAACGCGAGCGCGAATATCTGCCGATAGGCGAGGCTTTGGGTTTTGGACAGATAATTGATTTTTTATCTGTTAATAAAAGGAGGAGTTCTTATGACGACGAAGTACGATAAATTAAAAGATACATTACTTGAGCGTTTAAACGAATTGGAACATAGTAGAGATAATAATGAGGAGTTTAATACAACGGAGTTATCTTTTTATGATAACCATCCTGCCGATAGTGCAACTGATTTAACGCTTCAACATACTCGTTTGGCAATGCAAAAGCATGAAGAGGATGAAATGCAAGATATAAAAGAAGCACTAGCTGCGATGGAAGAAGGAACATATGGTACTTGCAAAGAATGCTCGAAAGAGATTCCGATGGAAAGATTAGAGGCTGTACCAACTGCTTTAACTTGCGTAGAACATGCAAGACAAGAGGTAAATGAGGATATTCGTCCAGTAGAAGAAGATATTCTGAATTCAACTACTGATCAACCGGTGGAGGATGAAGATCCACGAGTGCGAGATTATTCTAACAGCTTTGAAATATTAGAAGAAGTCGGATCATCGGATACTCCTCAAGATAAACAGTAAAACAAAGGATGTCCTGTAATTTAGGACGTCCTTTTATATGCATATAATTCAACAAAAGTAACCCACTATAGTACACTGAGAGAAAGGAGGTTATCATGTGACTGCTATTGTTTTATTTGATGGGGAGTGTAACTTTTGTGATGCAAGTGTTCAATTTGTCATCACAAGAGATCCCAAAGGATTTTTTCAGTTTGCTGCCTTGCAGAGTGATATAGGAAGGGAACTTAAAATAAAGCATCTTATTCCTGAAAAGCTGAATAGTGTTTTAGTAATTGAAGATAATACAGTATATGATTCCTCCGACGCTGCAATTTTTATATGTAAACATTTAAATGGGCTATGGAAGGTTTTTTATGTTTTTAAGATTATTCCCAAGACATTTAGGGATATTCTGTATAAATTTGTTGCGAATAATCGGTATAAATGGTTTGGCAAAAAAGAAAGCTGTACAATTCCGTCTCCTGAAATGAGAAATCGATTTTTATGAGATAAAAATAGAGGTGCTTAGTACTATGAACAGTGAAATGTATGACGTTACTATTATTGGTGGAGGTCCGACCGGATTATTTGCTTCATTCTATGGAGGACTACGTGGCCTTAAGGTGAAAATAATCGATAGTTTACCGCAGCTTGGTGGACAGTTAATGGAGCTTTATCCTGACAAATATATATACGATATTGGAGGGCTTCCAAAAATTCTAGCTAGAGACTTAATAGCAAACTTGGAGGAACAGGCTGCTTATAGCAATCCAACAATTTGCCTAGAGGAAACGGCAACATCTCTTGAGAGATTCAACGATCATTTTAAATTAACGACGGATAAAGAGGTGCATTTTACCAGAACTATTTTACTTACTTCTGGCATCGGTTCGTTCCAACCTCGTAAATTAAATGTTCCAGGAGCTGCAGAATATGAAGGGAAAAATCTTCACTACAAAGTAAAGAACTTACAGGATTTTAAAGATTCTACTGTACTTGTGTTAGGTGGCGGAGATTCTGCGTTGGATTGGTCCTTAATGCTTGAAGATGTAGCTACTAGCGTAACTATTTGTCATCGCAGAGAGTTTACAGCCCATGAAATGACTGTTCAACAACTGAAAAATTCAAAGGTGCATATAAAGACACCTTTTGGAATTAAAGAATTAGTTGGAGATGGTGATTCCATTCAAGAGGTTGTAATCGTTGCAAAAGATAAATCTGAACAACGAATCCCAGTTGATCATGTCCTTGTCAATTATGGAAATGTAGCATCACTAGGGCCTTTGAAGAATTGGGGTCTCACGATGCAAAAAAATTCGGTAGTTGTGAATGAAAAAATGGAAACGAACATGGAAGGGATATATGCTGCAGGGGATGTTTGCACGCATGATGGGAAAGTAAAACTGATTGCAGTAGGATTTGGAGAAGTACCCATTGCGATTAGTCATATTAAAGCCTTTATTGACCCAAAATCACGTGTTCAACCTCCACATAGTACAAGTGTTTTTGAATAAGGTGATTTGTAGATTTCCAGTAAGCAAAAGAGTAAAGGTTTAAGTAACCAATCCTCTGCTAATGCAATTAAAGAAAATAAAAAACACCAAGAGCAATTATTCTCTTGGTGTTTATATTACTTGTAAAAGACTTTGTCGATATTGTATTTTGCTTTCAGTGTGTTGATGGCATATGTTTCGTATATTTCACGATCCATTGCTTCATCCACTACACATACGCTAATTTTGTAGACCTCGTCACGATGTTTGATCATCGGAGAAACATTGTCTTCAAAATGTTTTTTAATACGTTGTCTAATTTTACGCGCTTTTCCTACGAATAATAGCTCATCGTTTTTGTTATAGAACATGAAGATGCCGCCTTTATCTCGAGGGATTTGGTGAAAGTCGATAAATCCATAAATGGATGGAATTTCTGGCTCTCCCTCTTTGCGCACTTGTTCACGTTGCGTAATAGTTACAGTTGGTTTTGGTAGTTCGATTTTAATCATTCACTCACGTCCTCTTATTGTCTGGCCTTTAGTCTACCATATTCTCTTAGTAATATCTATTCGGAACAAAAATGAATAATAGCAGGATTAAGCTTTAGAAGTATAGAAATAATAATTATAATTAAACATTGGAGGAATGTAGACATGATTAGAAAATTAGAAGACTTTTTAGCAAATTGGAAACATGAGAGTGATTCTACCCTCAAAATACTTGAAACATTAACAGATGACTCTTTAAAACAAAAAGTTTACGATGAGGGCAGAACACTGGGGCAACTTGCTTGGCATCTTGTTGTAACGATCGATGAGATGATTGGAAAAACGGGATTACAATTTACAGCTACACCGCATGACGCACCTAAACCCGAAGCTGCTAAGGAAATAGCCAAGGCATACAAAGATTCAAGTGACGCTATGGTCCGAGCTATAAAAGAACAATGGACAGATGAAACGTTGTTAGAAGAAAAAGATATGTATGGTCAGGTATGGACGATTGCAAATATCCTACAAGTACTAACTTTTCATCAAACACACCATAGAGGTCAAATGACTGTACTTATGCGTCAAGCAGGGCTAGTTATTCCTGGAATGTATGGTCCCTCTAAAGAAGAATGGTTGGCTTTTGCTGGAGAAGCACCGGAGTGAGAGTCTAAGTTTCACATGTAGCGTAATTAGTTACCTATATTAGTTGGCTTGTTGACTCCGAAATCGGCAGTACTACTTCGAACGGAGTTAGTTATTATAAAAGAAAACCGGTAACTCTGTGAAAGGAGTACCGGTTTTCTTTAGGGGGAAAATAATGAAAGTATACGACTTGCATTGTGACGTATTGTATAAATTGGCAAAAGCAGAAACTCCAATATCCTTTGCGAACTCTTCCTTACTTCAAGCAAATAAAGAAGCACTTGAAGCAGGACAGGTAGCACTTCAATTATTTGCTGTGTTTGTGTCAGAAGGCTTTCCTAAAGAAAAGCAATTTATGGAGGCAATTCGCCAAATAGAGTTTTTCTATACGGAAATTGTAGGAAAACATGATAATGTCGTAGCGATTAATAAGTGGGAGCAGCTAGAAATCCTAAAAGAGGGCCAAATCGGTGCTGTCCTTTCATTGGAAGGCCTCGATATGATTGATGGAAATCTTTTGAAATTAAAGTTATTATTATCACACGGAGTTAAATTGGTAGGCCTTACTTGGAATGGAGCAAATGAAGTTGCAGATGGAGCATCGGGAAATTCGGGAACAGGCTTAACCTCTTTTGGAGAAACAGTAGTGGATTTATTAAATGAAGAAAATATTATAATTGATGTTTCTCATTTGAGTGAAAAATCATTTTGGGATGTGTTGCCGAAAGCAAAATGGTTGATGGCGAGCCATTCAAATGCTAGAGCTATATGTGATACGCCAAGAAATTTAACAGATGATCAATTAAAAGCTTTGATTGAAAGAGAATCTCCCATTCATGTTGTGTATTATCCACAATTTATTAACACTTCCAACAAACCTGTAGAAATGGAACACTTGGTTGAGCATATTGATCATATTACTGCACTTGGGGGTAAACATCTGATTGGATTGGGTTCAGATTTTGATGGAATTGGAGAATTTGTTGTAGGGCTGGAAGATGCATCGAAAACACAAAACTTAGTAAAATATTTATTAAAAAGCTATTCAGCGAATGAAGTAGAAGGATTTACTTCTCAAAATTTTGCGAGATTTTTGAAACGAATGGGTAAGGAGGAACAAATGTGAGTGGCTTACCAGATTGGTTTTTTGCTCTTGTCATTGCGGTCGTCATATGTTTTATTCTTTTAGCGGAATGGTGGACGCGTAGAGGATAAGGGATATGCTATACTAGGGTTGAAATTAGAAGAGAAAGAGGTTTCATATGCTAACATTTGAAGAAAAAGAAGTAATCATTCAGGAATTTCCGGAGTTAACTCGTAAGGAAGTATCCATGAAACGAGTGAATTACCATTACGAAGATAGTTTATATGATAAAACAACTGTAATTTATCACCTTCACCCAAATGGTAATGGATTTGTTTATGTAGGAGATCTACCTCAATATACAGCTAAAGAAAAAGGACTTGTGAATATTCGTGAAGTTTCAGCAGATGAATTAAGACAAATGATCAAAGACTCTATTTCTTACTTAGCTACAGAGGAAGAAGAATTTCTCGAGGAAGAAGTAGAAGAAGAGTGGAAAAATAAAGAAAACTCTAAACTAACGTTGTTGCAAGAAGATACGCTATGGAATATCTATCATGGATACAACTTAGAGGATAGCTTTGGTTCGTATGAAGAAGCGACAACTTATCTATTAGAAGAAGGCTTTCGCAGAGTAGGGAAGAAGTAAGGAGGCGTTCCGATGAAAGGTAAATCTACGGTTATACTCCTAGTGGCTGTTCTCCTTTTTGCTATTGGAGCCGCCTTTTATTTTATAACGCAGTTTTTTGAAGATAATCCTACACAGCCTCAGCCAACTGGCTATATTACTGGAGTTATTATAGACATGAACGAGGATGGAGATATATTAGTCGTAAGTGACTTGTCCGTAGAACAGGCTAAAACCCTTTCTGTTCAAGACGCGATTGAACAAGGTAAAGATGCGACCTGGTTTTCTTTAACGATGGATCAACGGAATAAACTAGAGAAATACGATGAAGTAAAGGTCGGGCATGATGCTTTAGCAGAGTCTTATCCAATGCAAGGTGTAGCCAAGACAATTGAGAAGTTAAATGAATAAAGATACAGTAATATAAAGCTACTTGCCCTTCGGTTAGTTTGGGCAAGTAGTTTTCTTGATTATTATTAAAAGCATGTTATTCTTTTACAACAATAATTATATGAAAGTTGGAAATAAATGACGAAGGATCAACGTAAGAAACTGTCTGTATTAATGATTAATATGTTTATAGCGGTTGCAAGTTTTGGTATTATTATTCCGATTCTACCTGCTTATTTAAAGTCCATTGGTCAAGGAGGAACGGCAGCAGGATTAATGATCGCCATATTTGCTGGAGCACAACTTGTAATGTCTCCAATCGCAGGAAAATGGGCAGACAAATATGGTAGGAGGATAATGATAATCGCTGGTTTAAGTGGTTTAGCATTATCTATGTTTGTTTTTTATCTTTCCGATTCCGTAAGTATCTTGTATGTGTCTCGTATTATCGGTGGTGTAGGAGCTGCGCTATTAATTCCGGCGATCTTCGCTTATGTAGCTGATATTACGACAATGGAACAACGTGCAAAAGGGAATAGTTTAATCTCAGCGTCGATGTCGCTTGGTATAGTAATCGGTCCTGGAATCGGAGGATTTTTAGCAGATTTCGGTTTGAAAATTCCACTTCTTATTTCTGCCATCGTTGGTGTTTTGGCAGTAATCTTTTCCATGTTCGTATTGAAAGAAAGTAAAGCGTTAGAAAATGTTGGCTCTCAAAATAAGCCGGAGCCTATGGTAAAAGAGATCGTACAGTCCTTTAAAAAGCCTTACTTTATCCCCCTTGTCATTACACTAGTGATGAGCTTCGGATTAATGGCGTATGAGTCGGTCCTTGGTCTATTTGTAGATAATGAATTTGGTGCCTCTCCTCAAGATATAGCTTGGATGGTGACCGCAACGGGAATTGTCAGTGTTATTGTTCAACTGTTCGCTGTAGATATAGTTGTACGTCGCTTTGGCGAAGCTAATGTATTAAAAATCTTTTTAGGTATCACAGCATTTGGATTTTTCCTTTCCATAGTAGCCTCGAGTTACACGTTTTTCTTTGTAATTACGATGATTATTTTCCTGTCTACTTCTATATTACGTCCGGTCCTTACAACATTGATATCCAAGCTAGCTGGTCAAGAACAGGGATTTGCGATGGGGATGAATAATGCATATATGAGTATAGGAAATGTATTAGGACCACTCCTTGCCGGATTATTGTATGATGTGCATATTATATATCCGTTTGTATTAGGGTTAGTTGTCCTAGTTATTACGATGATTGGATCGATCATGTGGAAGGGTACAAATAAGTTAATATTAGAAGATTAGCTATGTAAATTTAATCATAATTGCTACGCCTAGCCATAACTATCAATGGTTAGGCTTTTTATTTTGAACACTAACTAAGAACTTTGTGTCTGTCATAAATTTGTGCTTCTTTTTTGATTGAATTGATGAATTATACTAGTATTTAAAAAAAACAGAAAGTTATAATTAAAGAAAGAACGAAGAAAAGGAGAGATATTTATGGTGTACCGTAAAAACCGTAAGGCTCATTTAGCAATGGCCTTTCTTTTTTTAGTATTAACCTCCAATTTTCTTTTGTATCAAACGGGAGTTCAAGAATTTTTATCGTTACAGGTGACTAGTGGCGTAGCAATTGGCTCTTTAATTGATTTAGCAATCATTGCACCGCTTCTTTTTTATGCTGCTTTTAAAATTACGATTAAACAAACTATTGGTTTAATGGTTGCTGGTTTAGTAATTGCTCGGATTTTTATTCCTTTTGAATTATTTGCACCTTTTGCTGGAATACTGTATACAGGAATTGCTGTAGAAGCTTTACTCGTTCTAGCTGAACTAGGTCTTTTATTTCTAGTTATTTGGAAAGTGCCACAGATTCGAAAACAAATGAAGAACATGAATGAAGACCCTATTTACAGCATGTTGCCTGCCATCGAAAAAGTAGTAACGAAGAATGTTTTTATCCAATTTTTCATGTCCGAAATTTTAATGATGTATTATGCATTTTTCACTTGGAAAAAGAAAGCGCCAAGCCATGCTGGCGTTGTGACAATGCATGAAAAGACGAGTGCTGTAGCCATTAATATAATGCTTATACACGCAATTCTTATTGAAACAATCGGACTGCACTGGTGGTTGCATGAAAAATCACTCATTCTGTCAATTGTTCTCCTACTATTGAATATTTACTCAGTTACTTTTGTTCTCGCTGACATTCAAGTAACTAGACTACATCCAATGGAAATAAAGAACGGGAAATTATATATTACTCAAGGATTTGCATCTCGAATAATTGTTCCACTTTCTAACATTAAAGAAGTGGAATGGGGAGGATCACCACCAAGCAAGAATACCGTGAAATTTATGTATAAAGATTTTGAAGAAGTAGACCCACAAGCGATTGTCTACCTTCACGAAGCTGTTCAAGCTACGATGTTTTTGGGAATGAAAAAGAGTGTAACAGAGTTTGCTATACGAGTGGATGAACCGGAAAAGTTGAAGTATCTGTTGCAAGACATTTAACTGTGAAAACATCCTTTTGTTTGACCTATATAATGAATCAAGTTATAATTATCTCAAATTCAAGATAAATAAAAGGAGTTTTATACATGAAGCATGTTTTTTATAAAGGTGAAGATTCTACTAGACCAACATTATTGCTTTTACACGGTACAGGTGGGAATGAGCATGACTTAGTAGGCTTGGGGAAAGAAGTAGACGGTGAAGCAAATATATTAAGTGTTCGCGGTAACGTATTAGAAAACGGGATGCCACGTTTCTTTAAACGTCTGGCTGAAGGTGTTTTTGATCTGGAGGACTTGAAGCTCCGTACAGAAGAATTGAAAAACTTTATCGATGAAGCAGCAGAAAATTATGAGTTTGATCGTA encodes:
- a CDS encoding NAD(P)/FAD-dependent oxidoreductase — protein: MNSEMYDVTIIGGGPTGLFASFYGGLRGLKVKIIDSLPQLGGQLMELYPDKYIYDIGGLPKILARDLIANLEEQAAYSNPTICLEETATSLERFNDHFKLTTDKEVHFTRTILLTSGIGSFQPRKLNVPGAAEYEGKNLHYKVKNLQDFKDSTVLVLGGGDSALDWSLMLEDVATSVTICHRREFTAHEMTVQQLKNSKVHIKTPFGIKELVGDGDSIQEVVIVAKDKSEQRIPVDHVLVNYGNVASLGPLKNWGLTMQKNSVVVNEKMETNMEGIYAAGDVCTHDGKVKLIAVGFGEVPIAISHIKAFIDPKSRVQPPHSTSVFE
- a CDS encoding TraR/DksA C4-type zinc finger protein, which codes for MTTKYDKLKDTLLERLNELEHSRDNNEEFNTTELSFYDNHPADSATDLTLQHTRLAMQKHEEDEMQDIKEALAAMEEGTYGTCKECSKEIPMERLEAVPTALTCVEHARQEVNEDIRPVEEDILNSTTDQPVEDEDPRVRDYSNSFEILEEVGSSDTPQDKQ
- a CDS encoding DUF3221 domain-containing protein produces the protein MKGKSTVILLVAVLLFAIGAAFYFITQFFEDNPTQPQPTGYITGVIIDMNEDGDILVVSDLSVEQAKTLSVQDAIEQGKDATWFSLTMDQRNKLEKYDEVKVGHDALAESYPMQGVAKTIEKLNE
- a CDS encoding DinB family protein, translated to MIRKLEDFLANWKHESDSTLKILETLTDDSLKQKVYDEGRTLGQLAWHLVVTIDEMIGKTGLQFTATPHDAPKPEAAKEIAKAYKDSSDAMVRAIKEQWTDETLLEEKDMYGQVWTIANILQVLTFHQTHHRGQMTVLMRQAGLVIPGMYGPSKEEWLAFAGEAPE
- a CDS encoding nucleotide excision repair endonuclease, which encodes MIKIELPKPTVTITQREQVRKEGEPEIPSIYGFIDFHQIPRDKGGIFMFYNKNDELLFVGKARKIRQRIKKHFEDNVSPMIKHRDEVYKISVCVVDEAMDREIYETYAINTLKAKYNIDKVFYK
- a CDS encoding DinB family protein; its protein translation is MSNDAIKQLQFISETILELFELVDEEILHKSPVVNKMSVWEVCMHLSQIPGADLHIQKGYSAQQMTEYYQTNMSKNIAEVKNRFTTGIQELLIYYENIAEDELKERFTTYWGSDYSKGEWFIQIINHLVHHRMQLYQYLLLLNQEVHIVLFR
- a CDS encoding dipeptidase; amino-acid sequence: MKVYDLHCDVLYKLAKAETPISFANSSLLQANKEALEAGQVALQLFAVFVSEGFPKEKQFMEAIRQIEFFYTEIVGKHDNVVAINKWEQLEILKEGQIGAVLSLEGLDMIDGNLLKLKLLLSHGVKLVGLTWNGANEVADGASGNSGTGLTSFGETVVDLLNEENIIIDVSHLSEKSFWDVLPKAKWLMASHSNARAICDTPRNLTDDQLKALIERESPIHVVYYPQFINTSNKPVEMEHLVEHIDHITALGGKHLIGLGSDFDGIGEFVVGLEDASKTQNLVKYLLKSYSANEVEGFTSQNFARFLKRMGKEEQM
- a CDS encoding thiol-disulfide oxidoreductase DCC family protein is translated as MTAIVLFDGECNFCDASVQFVITRDPKGFFQFAALQSDIGRELKIKHLIPEKLNSVLVIEDNTVYDSSDAAIFICKHLNGLWKVFYVFKIIPKTFRDILYKFVANNRYKWFGKKESCTIPSPEMRNRFL
- a CDS encoding MFS transporter, with the protein product MTKDQRKKLSVLMINMFIAVASFGIIIPILPAYLKSIGQGGTAAGLMIAIFAGAQLVMSPIAGKWADKYGRRIMIIAGLSGLALSMFVFYLSDSVSILYVSRIIGGVGAALLIPAIFAYVADITTMEQRAKGNSLISASMSLGIVIGPGIGGFLADFGLKIPLLISAIVGVLAVIFSMFVLKESKALENVGSQNKPEPMVKEIVQSFKKPYFIPLVITLVMSFGLMAYESVLGLFVDNEFGASPQDIAWMVTATGIVSVIVQLFAVDIVVRRFGEANVLKIFLGITAFGFFLSIVASSYTFFFVITMIIFLSTSILRPVLTTLISKLAGQEQGFAMGMNNAYMSIGNVLGPLLAGLLYDVHIIYPFVLGLVVLVITMIGSIMWKGTNKLILED